Part of the Paludisphaera borealis genome, AACAGCGGCGATTCGTCCTTTGGCAGCATGGGTCGTTTAGGAGTTATGGTCAAGTGGGTGTGAGGCGATCGCGCACGGGCCGCCGAAGCGCGACGCGGGGATGCTTCAAGGTTTGGATTAGAGAGCCGTACAGCAGGGAAAGACCCCTTTGGCTAGTCGGGTAGCCAATCGGGCCGGGACGCCGTCCTGAAGACCGTCTGAATGCGAATGCGGGGCATCCAAGCTACGGTCATCCCCTCTGGGGCACCACGCTGACGGTTCCGAATTGCCTGAAATGATCGTCGAATGCGAAGGCCGTCACGATTCCAAGCCGGTCCATCACCGCTCGGCTGACGCAATTGGTGAAGCTCCAGCCCTTGTCCTGATAGGTGGAGAAAATCCGCCAAGCGTCGTTCACATCGCGTGGGGTGACCCATTCAAGGTCGCAGATCTCGCTTCGGAGGAGCTGCGGCGCGCTGCGGCGCTATTACGAGGGCGCGTTGGAACTCGCTGCGTATCCTGAGCAGCGTCAACAACTCGTCAACCACGTAATCAGTCGTGATTAGCGGTTGGGTGTTGGAGTCAAGCCACGCTTTAGCGGCGGCATGGTCTGGATCGGTAGGAACGAAACGGGCGAACCAGGCTCCCGTATCGACGAAGACGCCGATCATCGCGTGTAGATGAGGCGGTCGTGGTCGCGGTTGCTCAAGCCGTCGCTGTGATCGGCGGCGGGCATCGAATCGACCGACTGGCAAAGCCGGTTCAACGCTTCACGTTGTCGGAGGGTGCGGTCGGCGATGGGGATTTCCGGCTGGATCGATTGAAGGATTCGTCCGGCGATTTCTCGCTTTTCGTCCACGGAAAGCCCGGCCAGCGTCCGCTCAATCACCTCCCATTGCTGATGTGTAATGATATCAATCCTTTAGTGCAGACCCTGCTCATAGAGCATAGGATACCACAGTCCGCACGGCTTGCCAAGCAAGCTAAATGCTTGCGTGCGTAATAGAGGGATTGATAGCCAGAGGGTCGAATGGCACGTGACGCAAGGCGACCGAAATGGGGATGCGGGTTCCATTTCGTGGCTACGGACGGAAGCCTGAGACCTGCACAGGCCGTTTTATCCACAAGGGGATCACGTTAAGTAAGTTAAATATGATACTTAGAGTTAAACAGTTAGGGTCTCGGCAAGTGGCTGATTTCTTTTGGGAAACAGGCGATCCCTGCGCCTAATAGGCCGTGTCTTTGCGTCTAATAGGCCGTGCGGGAATGCGCCTATTGGGCCGTGCCTGGTGCGCCTAATAGGCCGTGCTAATCCACAGGCGGCCCCGCTCGTCGATAGCGCCGGCAATACTCCGATACTCCGGGGAAATCCTGCGCCTAATAGGCCGTATCCGGGAAAACACGTGGTTTTGTCGTCCTACAAGGGGGTTTTCCGAAGATTTCAGCCACTGGGAAGGCTCTTTTCCAGGAATCAGCGGCGGATTTGCGCCTAATAGGCCGTGTCCCTGCGCCTGATAGGCCGTGCGGTCACTCGATGAGGGCGTTGAAATTCAAGGCCTTGGCCGTAATCCCCCGCCCAGTCCGCCGCCTCGGATGCCGCGTCGTCTCGAAGCGCGGGTCGCTGACCGAAAACCGGTCACGCTTCAGGAAGCCGACCACTTCTTCCCCCTCCCCGTTCTTGTGGATTTCGGCGCTGTATTCCGGCAGGCTGTTCAGCTCGACGACCTTGCGCACGTCGAGCGCGAAGTCGGACATGCGCGAGCTGGAGCCGGATTTCTCGTGGAGTTGGCGCATCGTGAACTGCCAGCCGGTTTCCTGCTGGCCGGCATGCTTGCGGGCGACGCGGTAGAGCCATCGCTCGATGCCGCCGGTGAGGAGGAAATAATCCTCGTGGATGGTCAGCACGCCGCCTTTCATGATGATCCCCTGGAACAGCCAATCAGGAAGCGTCATGGTCATGCCGATGGTCTCGCCGCTCTGATCGTCGGTGACTTCCGTCCAGCTCTCCAGCCAATGAAAGGAAGCGGTCTTTTTCTTGCCCACTCCTCGAATGTTGGTTCGCACAGCCGTGTGCGTGAGCCGTTCGAGGGCCGCCCGCAGGCGCAGATAGTGGGCTCCTCCCGTAGGCCGGCGGATTGATTTCAGGAGATTATGCGGATGGAACTGGATGGTGCGGCTCGGTGCCATGCCGCGATCCATCGCCTCGGTGACTTGCGTGGACGCCCAGATCAGGATGTCGGCGTCCCAGATGGTCGCCAGGCCGAATTTCGGGTTGGCGCTCACCTCGACCCAGGTGCCGCCGACATGGTATTCGATCGGAGCAAAACGGGGCTTCTTGGCCAGGCTGAAAAACGGCCGTTCCATCGTGTCGCGCTGGTCGCGGATGGGAATGTCGGCGAAATTGGCGGCGAATAGGTCGGGCTGGTGATCGCCCTTGGGCGGAAGCCGTTTGGTCATGGCGCGTCGCTCGGGTTGACTGTCATGCGCGGCACCATAGCACCGGCGCGACGCCGTGTCAAAACCGGCTTGCTCCCAGCCGATCCCGTGCCGCCGCGAAGAGATCGGCACGGCCCGCCAATCTTGAGGTTATGACGTTATCACATTGCACGCGTATGCTTGTGCGGCGTTACACGGGCGTCGGCTTGTCCAACGGTGCTGTCGCACCCTGACGCCGTCATACGGCGACACGGTCACTGTCCGCCGGTTTTCAGCTCTTCCACCCCCGGCAGGCCGCGCTTGCGGAACACCAGGTCCAGCCCTTCGATGAGGTAATCGTGCATTTTGGCACGCTCCTCGAATGCCAGGCGTCGCAATTGCTCATAGACCGGCTCCGCCAGATACGCTGTCTGTTGCTTCACCCCTGGCCGGTTGCCCGGCTTGCCTGGCGGCACGGGTGCCGGTTTCTGGGCGACGACGATGGGCGGCTCGGCAGGCTTATCCTCATTGGCCGCCGTGCGGGCCATGATGGCATCAAGAGATGTTCGTTTCTTGCTCATAGGCGACCTTCTCCATTTTCTTGACGATCCAATCCCAAAGTTGCTTGACCTCGGCGGCGGCCTTCCCCTCCGGCTCGTATTCAATGACGCCCAGGCCGGCGCCGTGGGCGTCCTGATAGGCGGCGCGCGCGATGATTCGGACGGGTGAAACGATTCCCAGCATGCTCAACCCGGCTTCCGCCTCCCTCACCCGCTCGCCACGCGCCGGCGTCTGCGTCAGGACGAACACCGCCGGCTTCTTCAACCGGTTGATCGTCGCCACCGTAGGCGGCACGGCTTTCAGATCCACCGGCGTCGGGCGGCAGGGGATGATGCAGAAATCGGCGGCGCGGATGGCTGCGGTCGTGGATGGCTCGTCCCTGCCGGGCGTGTCGATGACGACGTAATCGAAATTAGCCGCCTGCGCCTTGGCGATCGCCTCGGGCAGCGCCCAGGAATCGACCTTCGCCAGCCGAGGCGTTTCGGCCTCGCGGTCCTGATACCAGCCTTCCGACGACGCTTGCGGATCGAGGTCGAGGATGAGCACCCGTTTTTTCTTCCGCTCCGCCGCGATGGCGCAGTTGATGGCGAGCGTTGTCTTGCCCGCTCCCCCCTTCTGCGTGACCAGGGTGATGATGCGCATGGTGTCCCCGTATGTTGTTTCGCGCTTTCCCGCGTTTCCCCGTGAGCGAGTATCACAGGAAAATGGTGATGCGGTTTCGGCGTATACCGTTGAAATATCATACGCGTATAAAGTTGTAAACACCTAAATTGGCGTGCTATCGCCGTACAATGGCGTCGATGCGCACGGGTTCCGTAGCCTGCCATGATGCGCGTACACGGGGATACAGAAGACACCGTTAACGCGTAAATGCTGATCGTGTTGCAAGCGTGCGCGACTATACTGTCACAAGAGGCTGCGGGCTTGAGCGACCAGCGGGAGCGGCTTCAAAAAACCGCAATGTCCTTCTTGCTCTTTCTCCCCCGCATCCCCGCCGGGGACGGGAGGGGGAGAAAACGGCCACGGGAGCGCAACGACCAACCGCTACAGCCAACCGGCCGGTTTCACCCCCCACGGAATCATGGGGTGAAACTGAGCCGGAACCCAGTGCGGCGGGAGCGAAGCGACCCACCATCAGGCGACGGACCGGCGGGCGGCATGCCGGCAAGGATGCTGGCGGGCCGTTCGCCCATCGCCGACCGCATCAGCGGGCGGGAAGGGGCCGCAGGCCGTCTGCGCAGCAGACCGCAGCGAAGCGGAGCCTGGGAGCGCGCGGCCGGCGTAGCCGGGATGCAGAAAACGGGATCAACGGGGCGAGTTGATACTTGCGTCGCCTCGGAACTCCAGAAACCCACGTCTTCTGAAAGCGTGGCTGCATTCATGGATGACATGCCGGCAGAAGTCCTGTTCCTCAGCGTCATCACGGTTGGCGAAATAACGAAGGGCATCGCCCTCCTGCCTGATACGGCGAAGAAATCACGCTGCGTAGCTGGCTAGCCCAGCTCACCGGTCAGTTCGATGACCGGATTCTGCCGATCGACCGGGAAACGGCAGAGCTTTGGGGACCCATGACGGCGACCGGGCAAACGAAAGGCATGCCGATCCCGGCCGCTGATGGGCTGATTGAGGCGACGGCACAACGGCATGGACTTCATGTCGCCACCCGGAACGAAGGGCATTTCGTCGCAGCGGGGGCAATGGTCATCTATCCTTGGAAGTCGGCTGCTTGAAAGCAGAAGGGGAAATTGCCGTCATCATTTCCTTTAGGAAGAGCTTGCTCTGAGTCGAGTAAAATGCATGATTGCCAGCGTGCTGCTAGATCTCGCTCGCGTGCAGCCAAGCCGCCGGGCGTCTTTGACGGTTTTAGCGATTGCAGCGACCAAAACGCCTGGTGATCGACTGGCTGACTCTCGGCTCTGGCCGCACGTTCAGCGGTGGGCTAGAATTTGGGGGGCCGTTATACTTGTCGACCGACTGTCTGCGCCATGATAATTGCATGCTTATATGAGCACTGGAACCACGCCCCCTAACCTAGGAGCCTTAGCCAAGCATCTGTCAGCTTACGGCTGCACGGACATTATTCGCCTTGACGAAAAACTGACCGTTCCCGAGCAATTGGATTATCTGGATCTGCTTCCAACGCGGGTAAATGAAACACCCAAGCTCGCCGCCGTTGCCGCCCACCAGGGAACAGCACTTCTTTATGTCATAGATGCTACGGATGATGCAGCACCGCTGCCGTCATCGCTGGCGAGCATCAGTCGACAACTCGCCAACCGGAGCGATCCGGCGTGGCTGGGCGTGGTGAAGCCTGGCTCGCTGGAAATTTTCCCGATCGGATTTCATGAGAACTCCGATTTGCGGCCAGTGAAGACGATCGAGGAGCGCGACGCGGCGGCTCCCCTTTTCTTCCAGAGCTTGGTGCATGGAACGTTCGAGGAAAACCAACGGCTGAAGGGCACTGATTACGTCTACCAGAAAATTTTCGATCTGCTGATGCGTACAACGGAGGCCTTTGTACCGAAAGAGGGAACCGGGAAAATCGATGCACTGGATGTTCTGTCTATGTCAGGCAGAGCACTCTTTTTCCGCTTTCTCATCGATCGTGACATTGTACGAGCGAGCGAACTGGTTGGGCCTGAAGGCATCTGCCCTTCGGCGTCTGGGCTAAAGGACACCTTCTCATCGGCCGAGAACACCG contains:
- a CDS encoding ParA family protein, which translates into the protein MFTTLYAYDISTVYAETASPFSCDTRSRGNAGKRETTYGDTMRIITLVTQKGGAGKTTLAINCAIAAERKKKRVLILDLDPQASSEGWYQDREAETPRLAKVDSWALPEAIAKAQAANFDYVVIDTPGRDEPSTTAAIRAADFCIIPCRPTPVDLKAVPPTVATINRLKKPAVFVLTQTPARGERVREAEAGLSMLGIVSPVRIIARAAYQDAHGAGLGVIEYEPEGKAAAEVKQLWDWIVKKMEKVAYEQETNIS
- a CDS encoding replication initiator protein A, with amino-acid sequence MTKRLPPKGDHQPDLFAANFADIPIRDQRDTMERPFFSLAKKPRFAPIEYHVGGTWVEVSANPKFGLATIWDADILIWASTQVTEAMDRGMAPSRTIQFHPHNLLKSIRRPTGGAHYLRLRAALERLTHTAVRTNIRGVGKKKTASFHWLESWTEVTDDQSGETIGMTMTLPDWLFQGIIMKGGVLTIHEDYFLLTGGIERWLYRVARKHAGQQETGWQFTMRQLHEKSGSSSRMSDFALDVRKVVELNSLPEYSAEIHKNGEGEEVVGFLKRDRFSVSDPRFETTRHPRRRTGRGITAKALNFNALIE